The following coding sequences are from one Panthera leo isolate Ple1 chromosome E1, P.leo_Ple1_pat1.1, whole genome shotgun sequence window:
- the MEIOC gene encoding meiosis-specific coiled-coil domain-containing protein MEIOC isoform X1 yields the protein MEVKGGVTCPPSSPPGLREGLEPKVAFRGSANRCWNLGADPSSRLTDVFNSVMLTDSTSFYDCYKSQSEDSVDLRQTYTPLSSSAEYSSSIDSSLFYAPWSTYGDDTKQPSNSQINVNNRIQTERNDYGSETDLYGLVSNILEEQDKSQPYFAEGTCSSNLKSVWPVNTSRFADHHDLLTETKRPIDTAISQQAFYSGESVSAVEKQYLHNSNLTPQQKIDELYHGFTGLDLEEQWMYPSRSDHSNCYNIQTNDTAKTTFQDFPFIKNCFTSQTGLSDIMKESGIDTYSYGREKICAKGLEAPFQQKRAEMFLSQFNRYSENTDYCRYPEYVHPNKVKLNKCSNFNVQDSKKLANGTPEIPTVEADTYTKLFQVKPANQKKMEETIADQQNFTFPKTTPHLTEKQLANEAAFTADFGLKSEYGLKPHAGCPANNDFANVTEKQQFTKPDPSNSEYFKSVNLLSNSATPSGGISLNRPTWMNVQTKNNTPIPYRNQGNLMKLNSHLSVASKGSNHSSDFPQLSSTNLTPNSSLFQKYCQENPSAFSSFDFSYNGAERIQSVNHMEGLTKTGEENLFESVTDKKIKQPNGFCDNYATQQYGIIENVNKHNFQAKSQSGHYDAEEGPKHLDGLSQNTYQDLLESQGHFNSHRQGSGDNNINSRVNRTQASCFSNNYMMGDLRHNQSFQQVGSNGFPLRSTHPFGHSVVPLLDSYMFSYNDLSHFYPYFNDMMYGDNSFSGFVPTFGFQRPVKTRSGPASELHIRLEECYEQWRALEKERKKTELALAKNYPGKKVSSTNNTPIPRLTSNPSRVDRLIVDELREQARVVTLLGKMERLRSSPLHANISTALDRHLESIHIVQSRRKDEIVNASNRQRQGVPRCQDDRDVFALASAIKEMCVATRKARTTLWCALQMTLPKTASTAGQTDVEKALQDTVNCEDKVHENINNSNPMNQRGEANKH from the exons ATGGAGGTGAAAGGCGGAGTCACCTGCCCGCCCTCTAGCCCCCCAGGCCTGAGGGAGGGACTTGAG CCCAAGGTAGCGTTCCGTGGAAGCGCGAATCGCTGCTGGAACCTCGGTGCCGACCCCAGCAGCAGGCTAACGGACGTGTTCAACAGCGTGATGCTGACCGACTCCACGTCCTTCTATGATTGCTACAAATCGCAG AGTGAAGACAGTGTTGACCTAAGGCAGACCTATACTCCACTTTCTTCATCAGCAGAATATTCAAGTTCTATAGATTCTTCACTTTTCTATGCACCATGGTCTACTTATGGAGATGATACTAAACAGCCTTCTAATTCTCAGATCAATGTAAACAACAG gattCAAACGGAAAGAAATGACTATGGCAGTGAAACAGACTTATATGGACTTGTGTCTAACATTTTGGAAGAACAAGACAAGTCACAGCCATATTTTGCTGAGGG GACCTGCTCCTCCAATTTAAAGTCAGTTTGGCCAGTGAACACAAGCAGATTTGCAGATCACCATGACCTCTTAACAGAAACCAAAAGGCCAATAGATACAGCCATCTCTCAGCAAGCTTTTTATAGTGGTGAATCTGTGTCAGCAGTGGAAAAGCAATACCTGCATAATAGTAATCTAACACCACAGCAAAAAATAGATGAACTTTATCATGGATTTACTGGGTTAGACCTTGAAGAACAATGGATGTACCCCTCACGAAGTGATCATTCTAATTGTTACAATATCCAGACAAATGATACAGCTAAGACAACATTCCAAGATTTTCCATTTATCAAAAACTGTTTTACATCACAGACTGGTCTGTCTGACATCATGAAAGAATCAGGAATTGATACTTACTCttatggaagagagaaaatatgtgcTAAAGGTCTTGAAGCACCATTCCAGCAAAAAAGGGCAGAGATGTTTCTTTCTCAATTTAATAGATACAGCGAAAACACAGATTATTGTAGATACCCAGAATATGTTCATCCTAATAAGGTTAAGCTTAATAAGTGTTCAAATTTTAATGTCCAGGATAGTAAAAAATTAGCCAATGGCACACCTGAAATACCAACTGTAGAAGCAGACACATACACAAAGTTATTTCAGGTTAAACcagcaaatcagaaaaaaatggaagagacaaTAGCTGACCAGCAGAATTTCACATTTCCAAAAACCACACCACATCTGACAGAAAAACAGTTGGCAAATGAGGCAGCTTTCACTGCTGATTTTGGCTTAAAATCAGAATATGGACTAAAACCTCATGCGGGTTGTCCAGCTAATAATGATTTTGCTAATGTCACAGAAAAACAACAGTTTACTAAACCTGACCCCTCAAATTCTGAGTATTTTAAATCTGTGAATTTATTATCAAACTCAGCAACACCTTCAGGAGGTATCAGCTTAAACAGACCAACCTGGATGAATgtccaaacaaaaaataacactCCTATTCCTTATCGAAATCAAGGTAACTTGATGAAATTAAATAGTCACTTAAGTGTAGCTTCTAAAGGTTCTAACCATTCTTCAGATTTCCCCCAACTATCATCCACAAATTTAACCCCAAATAGCAGTTTATTTCAGAAGTATTGCCAAGAAAATCCTTCAGCATTTTCTAGTTTTGATTTCAGTTACAATGGTGCAGAAAGAATTCAATCTGTCAATCACATGGAAGGACTGACAAAGACTGGAGAAGAAAATCTCTTTGAATCAGTtactgataaaaaaataaagcagccaAATGGATTTTGTGATAACTATGCAACTCAGCAGTATGGGATcattgaaaatgtaaacaaacataatTTTCAAGCTAAGTCTCAGAGTGGACATTATGATGCTGAGGAAGGTCCAAAGCACTTAGATGGCTTATCTCAAAATACGTATCAAGATCTGTTGGAGTCACAGGGTCATTTTAATAGCCACAGACAGGGAAGTGGAGACAACAATATTAATAGCCGTGTGAATCGCACACAGGCATCATGCTTTTCTAATAATTATATGATGGGAGATTTAAGGCATAATCAGAGTTTTCAACAAGTTGGTTCAAATGGGTTTCCCCTAAGATCCACTCACCCATTTGGCCATTCAGTTGTTCCACTGTTGGATTCTTACATGTTTTCTTACAATGACTTAAGCCATTTTTACCCTTATTTTAATGATATGATGTATGGTGATAATTCGTTTTCTGGTTTCGTGCCAACTTTTGGATTTCAAAGACCAGTTAAAACCCGTAGTGGACCAGCCAGTGAACTTCATATTCGACTAGAAGAGTGCTATGAACAATGGAGAGCattagaaaaggagagaaaaaag aCTGAATTGGCCCTGGCCAAGAATTACCCAGGAAAAAAAGTATCCAGTACTAACAACACTCCAATTCCAAGGCTGACCTCCAACCCATCTCGAGTTGATCGCTTAATTGTGGACGAACTTCGAGAACAAGCCAGA GTTGTGACTCTACTAGGCAAAATGGAACGTCTTCGAAGCTCTCCCCTTCATGCCAATATCTCTACTGCTCTTGATAGACACTTGGAGTCCATTCACATTGTACAGTCACGTAGAAAGGATGAAATTGTTAATGCTTCAAATCGGCAAAGGCAAGGAGTTCCTAGATGCCAAGATGACAGAG ATGTTTTTGCCCTTGCTTCAGCAATTAAAGAGATGTGTGTGGCTACTCGGAAAGCACGCACTACCCTGTGGTGTGCACTTCAGATGACCTTGCCAAAAACAGCCAGTACAGCTGGCCAAACAGATGTGGAAAAGGCTTTACAAGATACAGTAAACTGTGAAGATAAAGtccatgaaaacataaataatagcAATCCAATGAACCAGAGAGGtgaagcaaacaaacattaa
- the MEIOC gene encoding meiosis-specific coiled-coil domain-containing protein MEIOC isoform X4: MEVKGGVTCPPSSPPGLREGLEPKVAFRGSANRCWNLGADPSSRLTDVFNSVMLTDSTSFYDCYKSQSEDSVDLRQTYTPLSSSAEYSSSIDSSLFYAPWSTYGDDTKQPSNSQINVNNRIQTERNDYGSETDLYGLVSNILEEQDKSQPYFAEG, from the exons ATGGAGGTGAAAGGCGGAGTCACCTGCCCGCCCTCTAGCCCCCCAGGCCTGAGGGAGGGACTTGAG CCCAAGGTAGCGTTCCGTGGAAGCGCGAATCGCTGCTGGAACCTCGGTGCCGACCCCAGCAGCAGGCTAACGGACGTGTTCAACAGCGTGATGCTGACCGACTCCACGTCCTTCTATGATTGCTACAAATCGCAG AGTGAAGACAGTGTTGACCTAAGGCAGACCTATACTCCACTTTCTTCATCAGCAGAATATTCAAGTTCTATAGATTCTTCACTTTTCTATGCACCATGGTCTACTTATGGAGATGATACTAAACAGCCTTCTAATTCTCAGATCAATGTAAACAACAG gattCAAACGGAAAGAAATGACTATGGCAGTGAAACAGACTTATATGGACTTGTGTCTAACATTTTGGAAGAACAAGACAAGTCACAGCCATATTTTGCTGAGGG ATAA
- the MEIOC gene encoding meiosis-specific coiled-coil domain-containing protein MEIOC isoform X3 — protein sequence MEVKGGVTCPPSSPPGLREGLEPKVAFRGSANRCWNLGADPSSRLTDVFNSVMLTDSTSFYDCYKSQSEDSVDLRQTYTPLSSSAEYSSSIDSSLFYAPWSTYGDDTKQPSNSQINVNNRIQTERNDYGSETDLYGLVSNILEEQDKSQPYFAEGTCSSNLKSVWPVNTSRFADHHDLLTETKRPIDTAISQQAFYSGESVSAVEKQYLHNSNLTPQQKIDELYHGFTGLDLEEQWMYPSRSDHSNCYNIQTNDTAKTTFQDFPFIKNCFTSQTGLSDIMKESGIDTYSYGREKICAKGLEAPFQQKRAEMFLSQFNRYSENTDYCRYPEYVHPNKVKLNKCSNFNVQDSKKLANGTPEIPTVEADTYTKLFQVKPANQKKMEETIADQQNFTFPKTTPHLTEKQLANEAAFTADFGLKSEYGLKPHAGCPANNDFANVTEKQQFTKPDPSNSEYFKSVNLLSNSATPSGGISLNRPTWMNVQTKNNTPIPYRNQGNLMKLNSHLSVASKGSNHSSDFPQLSSTNLTPNSSLFQKYCQENPSAFSSFDFSYNGAERIQSVNHMEGLTKTGEENLFESVTDKKIKQPNGFCDNYATQQYGIIENVNKHNFQAKSQSGHYDAEEGPKHLDGLSQNTYQDLLESQGHFNSHRQGSGDNNINSRVNRTQASCFSNNYMMGDLRHNQSFQQVGSNGFPLRSTHPFGHSVVPLLDSYMFSYNDLSHFYPYFNDMMYGDNSFSGFVPTFGFQRPVKTRSGPASELHIRLEECYEQWRALEKERKKD from the exons ATGGAGGTGAAAGGCGGAGTCACCTGCCCGCCCTCTAGCCCCCCAGGCCTGAGGGAGGGACTTGAG CCCAAGGTAGCGTTCCGTGGAAGCGCGAATCGCTGCTGGAACCTCGGTGCCGACCCCAGCAGCAGGCTAACGGACGTGTTCAACAGCGTGATGCTGACCGACTCCACGTCCTTCTATGATTGCTACAAATCGCAG AGTGAAGACAGTGTTGACCTAAGGCAGACCTATACTCCACTTTCTTCATCAGCAGAATATTCAAGTTCTATAGATTCTTCACTTTTCTATGCACCATGGTCTACTTATGGAGATGATACTAAACAGCCTTCTAATTCTCAGATCAATGTAAACAACAG gattCAAACGGAAAGAAATGACTATGGCAGTGAAACAGACTTATATGGACTTGTGTCTAACATTTTGGAAGAACAAGACAAGTCACAGCCATATTTTGCTGAGGG GACCTGCTCCTCCAATTTAAAGTCAGTTTGGCCAGTGAACACAAGCAGATTTGCAGATCACCATGACCTCTTAACAGAAACCAAAAGGCCAATAGATACAGCCATCTCTCAGCAAGCTTTTTATAGTGGTGAATCTGTGTCAGCAGTGGAAAAGCAATACCTGCATAATAGTAATCTAACACCACAGCAAAAAATAGATGAACTTTATCATGGATTTACTGGGTTAGACCTTGAAGAACAATGGATGTACCCCTCACGAAGTGATCATTCTAATTGTTACAATATCCAGACAAATGATACAGCTAAGACAACATTCCAAGATTTTCCATTTATCAAAAACTGTTTTACATCACAGACTGGTCTGTCTGACATCATGAAAGAATCAGGAATTGATACTTACTCttatggaagagagaaaatatgtgcTAAAGGTCTTGAAGCACCATTCCAGCAAAAAAGGGCAGAGATGTTTCTTTCTCAATTTAATAGATACAGCGAAAACACAGATTATTGTAGATACCCAGAATATGTTCATCCTAATAAGGTTAAGCTTAATAAGTGTTCAAATTTTAATGTCCAGGATAGTAAAAAATTAGCCAATGGCACACCTGAAATACCAACTGTAGAAGCAGACACATACACAAAGTTATTTCAGGTTAAACcagcaaatcagaaaaaaatggaagagacaaTAGCTGACCAGCAGAATTTCACATTTCCAAAAACCACACCACATCTGACAGAAAAACAGTTGGCAAATGAGGCAGCTTTCACTGCTGATTTTGGCTTAAAATCAGAATATGGACTAAAACCTCATGCGGGTTGTCCAGCTAATAATGATTTTGCTAATGTCACAGAAAAACAACAGTTTACTAAACCTGACCCCTCAAATTCTGAGTATTTTAAATCTGTGAATTTATTATCAAACTCAGCAACACCTTCAGGAGGTATCAGCTTAAACAGACCAACCTGGATGAATgtccaaacaaaaaataacactCCTATTCCTTATCGAAATCAAGGTAACTTGATGAAATTAAATAGTCACTTAAGTGTAGCTTCTAAAGGTTCTAACCATTCTTCAGATTTCCCCCAACTATCATCCACAAATTTAACCCCAAATAGCAGTTTATTTCAGAAGTATTGCCAAGAAAATCCTTCAGCATTTTCTAGTTTTGATTTCAGTTACAATGGTGCAGAAAGAATTCAATCTGTCAATCACATGGAAGGACTGACAAAGACTGGAGAAGAAAATCTCTTTGAATCAGTtactgataaaaaaataaagcagccaAATGGATTTTGTGATAACTATGCAACTCAGCAGTATGGGATcattgaaaatgtaaacaaacataatTTTCAAGCTAAGTCTCAGAGTGGACATTATGATGCTGAGGAAGGTCCAAAGCACTTAGATGGCTTATCTCAAAATACGTATCAAGATCTGTTGGAGTCACAGGGTCATTTTAATAGCCACAGACAGGGAAGTGGAGACAACAATATTAATAGCCGTGTGAATCGCACACAGGCATCATGCTTTTCTAATAATTATATGATGGGAGATTTAAGGCATAATCAGAGTTTTCAACAAGTTGGTTCAAATGGGTTTCCCCTAAGATCCACTCACCCATTTGGCCATTCAGTTGTTCCACTGTTGGATTCTTACATGTTTTCTTACAATGACTTAAGCCATTTTTACCCTTATTTTAATGATATGATGTATGGTGATAATTCGTTTTCTGGTTTCGTGCCAACTTTTGGATTTCAAAGACCAGTTAAAACCCGTAGTGGACCAGCCAGTGAACTTCATATTCGACTAGAAGAGTGCTATGAACAATGGAGAGCattagaaaaggagagaaaaaa agaCTGA
- the MEIOC gene encoding meiosis-specific coiled-coil domain-containing protein MEIOC isoform X2, protein MEPKVAFRGSANRCWNLGADPSSRLTDVFNSVMLTDSTSFYDCYKSQSEDSVDLRQTYTPLSSSAEYSSSIDSSLFYAPWSTYGDDTKQPSNSQINVNNRIQTERNDYGSETDLYGLVSNILEEQDKSQPYFAEGTCSSNLKSVWPVNTSRFADHHDLLTETKRPIDTAISQQAFYSGESVSAVEKQYLHNSNLTPQQKIDELYHGFTGLDLEEQWMYPSRSDHSNCYNIQTNDTAKTTFQDFPFIKNCFTSQTGLSDIMKESGIDTYSYGREKICAKGLEAPFQQKRAEMFLSQFNRYSENTDYCRYPEYVHPNKVKLNKCSNFNVQDSKKLANGTPEIPTVEADTYTKLFQVKPANQKKMEETIADQQNFTFPKTTPHLTEKQLANEAAFTADFGLKSEYGLKPHAGCPANNDFANVTEKQQFTKPDPSNSEYFKSVNLLSNSATPSGGISLNRPTWMNVQTKNNTPIPYRNQGNLMKLNSHLSVASKGSNHSSDFPQLSSTNLTPNSSLFQKYCQENPSAFSSFDFSYNGAERIQSVNHMEGLTKTGEENLFESVTDKKIKQPNGFCDNYATQQYGIIENVNKHNFQAKSQSGHYDAEEGPKHLDGLSQNTYQDLLESQGHFNSHRQGSGDNNINSRVNRTQASCFSNNYMMGDLRHNQSFQQVGSNGFPLRSTHPFGHSVVPLLDSYMFSYNDLSHFYPYFNDMMYGDNSFSGFVPTFGFQRPVKTRSGPASELHIRLEECYEQWRALEKERKKTELALAKNYPGKKVSSTNNTPIPRLTSNPSRVDRLIVDELREQARVVTLLGKMERLRSSPLHANISTALDRHLESIHIVQSRRKDEIVNASNRQRQGVPRCQDDRDVFALASAIKEMCVATRKARTTLWCALQMTLPKTASTAGQTDVEKALQDTVNCEDKVHENINNSNPMNQRGEANKH, encoded by the exons ATGGAG CCCAAGGTAGCGTTCCGTGGAAGCGCGAATCGCTGCTGGAACCTCGGTGCCGACCCCAGCAGCAGGCTAACGGACGTGTTCAACAGCGTGATGCTGACCGACTCCACGTCCTTCTATGATTGCTACAAATCGCAG AGTGAAGACAGTGTTGACCTAAGGCAGACCTATACTCCACTTTCTTCATCAGCAGAATATTCAAGTTCTATAGATTCTTCACTTTTCTATGCACCATGGTCTACTTATGGAGATGATACTAAACAGCCTTCTAATTCTCAGATCAATGTAAACAACAG gattCAAACGGAAAGAAATGACTATGGCAGTGAAACAGACTTATATGGACTTGTGTCTAACATTTTGGAAGAACAAGACAAGTCACAGCCATATTTTGCTGAGGG GACCTGCTCCTCCAATTTAAAGTCAGTTTGGCCAGTGAACACAAGCAGATTTGCAGATCACCATGACCTCTTAACAGAAACCAAAAGGCCAATAGATACAGCCATCTCTCAGCAAGCTTTTTATAGTGGTGAATCTGTGTCAGCAGTGGAAAAGCAATACCTGCATAATAGTAATCTAACACCACAGCAAAAAATAGATGAACTTTATCATGGATTTACTGGGTTAGACCTTGAAGAACAATGGATGTACCCCTCACGAAGTGATCATTCTAATTGTTACAATATCCAGACAAATGATACAGCTAAGACAACATTCCAAGATTTTCCATTTATCAAAAACTGTTTTACATCACAGACTGGTCTGTCTGACATCATGAAAGAATCAGGAATTGATACTTACTCttatggaagagagaaaatatgtgcTAAAGGTCTTGAAGCACCATTCCAGCAAAAAAGGGCAGAGATGTTTCTTTCTCAATTTAATAGATACAGCGAAAACACAGATTATTGTAGATACCCAGAATATGTTCATCCTAATAAGGTTAAGCTTAATAAGTGTTCAAATTTTAATGTCCAGGATAGTAAAAAATTAGCCAATGGCACACCTGAAATACCAACTGTAGAAGCAGACACATACACAAAGTTATTTCAGGTTAAACcagcaaatcagaaaaaaatggaagagacaaTAGCTGACCAGCAGAATTTCACATTTCCAAAAACCACACCACATCTGACAGAAAAACAGTTGGCAAATGAGGCAGCTTTCACTGCTGATTTTGGCTTAAAATCAGAATATGGACTAAAACCTCATGCGGGTTGTCCAGCTAATAATGATTTTGCTAATGTCACAGAAAAACAACAGTTTACTAAACCTGACCCCTCAAATTCTGAGTATTTTAAATCTGTGAATTTATTATCAAACTCAGCAACACCTTCAGGAGGTATCAGCTTAAACAGACCAACCTGGATGAATgtccaaacaaaaaataacactCCTATTCCTTATCGAAATCAAGGTAACTTGATGAAATTAAATAGTCACTTAAGTGTAGCTTCTAAAGGTTCTAACCATTCTTCAGATTTCCCCCAACTATCATCCACAAATTTAACCCCAAATAGCAGTTTATTTCAGAAGTATTGCCAAGAAAATCCTTCAGCATTTTCTAGTTTTGATTTCAGTTACAATGGTGCAGAAAGAATTCAATCTGTCAATCACATGGAAGGACTGACAAAGACTGGAGAAGAAAATCTCTTTGAATCAGTtactgataaaaaaataaagcagccaAATGGATTTTGTGATAACTATGCAACTCAGCAGTATGGGATcattgaaaatgtaaacaaacataatTTTCAAGCTAAGTCTCAGAGTGGACATTATGATGCTGAGGAAGGTCCAAAGCACTTAGATGGCTTATCTCAAAATACGTATCAAGATCTGTTGGAGTCACAGGGTCATTTTAATAGCCACAGACAGGGAAGTGGAGACAACAATATTAATAGCCGTGTGAATCGCACACAGGCATCATGCTTTTCTAATAATTATATGATGGGAGATTTAAGGCATAATCAGAGTTTTCAACAAGTTGGTTCAAATGGGTTTCCCCTAAGATCCACTCACCCATTTGGCCATTCAGTTGTTCCACTGTTGGATTCTTACATGTTTTCTTACAATGACTTAAGCCATTTTTACCCTTATTTTAATGATATGATGTATGGTGATAATTCGTTTTCTGGTTTCGTGCCAACTTTTGGATTTCAAAGACCAGTTAAAACCCGTAGTGGACCAGCCAGTGAACTTCATATTCGACTAGAAGAGTGCTATGAACAATGGAGAGCattagaaaaggagagaaaaaag aCTGAATTGGCCCTGGCCAAGAATTACCCAGGAAAAAAAGTATCCAGTACTAACAACACTCCAATTCCAAGGCTGACCTCCAACCCATCTCGAGTTGATCGCTTAATTGTGGACGAACTTCGAGAACAAGCCAGA GTTGTGACTCTACTAGGCAAAATGGAACGTCTTCGAAGCTCTCCCCTTCATGCCAATATCTCTACTGCTCTTGATAGACACTTGGAGTCCATTCACATTGTACAGTCACGTAGAAAGGATGAAATTGTTAATGCTTCAAATCGGCAAAGGCAAGGAGTTCCTAGATGCCAAGATGACAGAG ATGTTTTTGCCCTTGCTTCAGCAATTAAAGAGATGTGTGTGGCTACTCGGAAAGCACGCACTACCCTGTGGTGTGCACTTCAGATGACCTTGCCAAAAACAGCCAGTACAGCTGGCCAAACAGATGTGGAAAAGGCTTTACAAGATACAGTAAACTGTGAAGATAAAGtccatgaaaacataaataatagcAATCCAATGAACCAGAGAGGtgaagcaaacaaacattaa